A single Brassica rapa cultivar Chiifu-401-42 chromosome A04, CAAS_Brap_v3.01, whole genome shotgun sequence DNA region contains:
- the LOC103865955 gene encoding embryonic protein DC-8, translating into MASEQARRENVVKEREVQVEKDRVPKMTSHFESIAEKGKDSDTQRQQETTHFVSLSDKGNEGEGETKMKMTKMPHTVGKFVVHSGDKEGTTGKKEEEEQERASLEDIQGFRANAQQQSMDTIRAAEERYNKAEESLSRGGQGGQQAEGRGRESGVHVTHVGTEKGGNVQGTASEKTQRASEYAREKAREAGHVGAQKGQEAKEQAARAKDYTMEKAGEAKETATEKAQRASQYATEKAKETGNKTAEQAARAKDYTLQKAAEAKDTAAEKAKYATEKGRETGNTAAEQAARAKDIALQKAAEAKDIAAEKAQYAAEKGREMGSTAAEKAARAKDYTLQKAVEAKDIAAEKAQRASQYATEKGRDTGNTAAEQAARAKDYTFQKAGEAKDIAAQKGQEAKEQTVSVTAKAKDYTVQKAGEAVEMSKEAAEYAKETVVEGGKGAAHYAGVAAEKAAAVGWTAAHFTTEKVVQGTKAVAGTVEGAVGYAGHKTAEVGSKAVDLTKEKAAVAADTVVGYTARKKEEAQHRDQETHQGGEEEKGQGYVKEPRRGFEEEYRGERGRGEEDVFGYGTKGFSGEERRDVREEYGRGRASEEDVFGYGTQGGGVSRDVGEEELYGGGGRRNERYAQEQGAGAGGVLGAIGETIAEIAKTTTNIVIGDPPERTHEQGSTGYMGQEHGRR; encoded by the exons ATGGCGTCAGAGCAAGCAAGAAGAGAGAACGTGGTGAAGGAGAGGGAAGTTCAAGTGGAGAAAGATAGAGTCCCTAAGATGACGAGTCATTTCGAGTCTATAGCCGAGAAAGGCAAAGATTCCGACACACAGAGGCAACAGGAGACAACACACTTTGTGTCGCTTTCGGACAAAGGAAACGAAGGAGAAGGTGAGACCAAGATGAAGATGACTAAGATGCCTCACACCGTTGGGAAGTTCGTTGTGCATAGTGGTGATAAAGAAGGGACGACGGggaagaaggaggaggaggagcaagaGAGGGCGTCACTAGAGGATATTCAAGGGTTTAGAGCCAATGCTCAGCAACAATCTATGGATACTATACGAGCAGCGGAGGAGCGGTATAACAAGGCTGAGGAGAGTTTGAGCCGTGGCGGACAAGGAGGACAACAAGCCGagggaagaggaagagagagtgGTGTCCATGTTACTCACGTTGGGACTGAGAAAGGAGGAAACGTGCAAGGCACGGCAAGTGAGAAGACTCAGAGAGCTTCTGAGTACGCGAGGGAGAAGGCAAGGGAAGCTGGACACGTGGGGGCTCAAAAAGGGCAAGAGGCTAAAGAACAAGCTGCAAGAGCTAAAGATTACACTATGGAGAAAGCTGGTGAAGCCAAAGAAACTGCGACTGAGAAAGCTCAGAGAGCTTCTCAGTATGCAACTGAGAAAGCAAAAGAAACAGGAAACAAGACAGCTGAACAAGCTGCAAGAGCTAAGGACTACACTCTTCAGAAAGCTGCTGAAGCTAAAGACACTGCCGCTGAGAAGGCTAAGTATGCAACTGAGAAAGGAAGAGAAACGGGCAACACGGCGGCTGAACAAGCTGCAAGAGCTAAAGACATAGCTTTACAGAAAGCTGCTGAAGCTAAAGACATTGCAGCTGAGAAGGCTCAGTATGCGGCTGAGAAAGGAAGAGAAATGGGAAGCACGGCGGCTGAAAAGGCGGCAAGAGCCAAAGACTACACTCTCCAGAAAGCTGTTGAAGCTAAAGACATTGCGGCTGAGAAAGCTCAGAGAGCTTCTCAGTATGCCACTGAGAAAGGTAGAGACACTGGAAACACTGCGGCTGAACAGGCTGCAAGAGCCAAAGACTACACGTTTCAGAAAGCTGGTGAAGCTAAAGACATTGCTGCTCAGAAAGGACAAGAAGCCAAAGAACAGACGGTTTCAGTGACGGCAAAAGCCAAAGACTACACGGTTCAAAAGGCCGGTGAAGCGGTGGAAATGAGCAAAGAAGCGGCTGAGTATGCAAAGGAGACGGTGGTGGAAGGAGGCAAAGGAGCTGCACATTACGCTGGAGTGGCAGCCGAGAAAGCGGCTGCGGTTGGGTGGACTGCGGCGCATTTCACGACGGAGAAAGTGGTCCAAGGGACCAAAGCGGTCGCTGGTACGGTGGAAGGAGCGGTTGGTTACGCAGGGCATAAGACGGCGGAAGTTGGTTCTAAGGCGGTGGACTTGACTAAGGAGAAAGCTGCAGTGGCTGCTGATACGGTGGTTGGATACACAGCTAGGAAGAAAGAGGAAGCTCAACACAGAGACCAAGAGACGCACCAG gGAGGTGAGGAAGAGAAGGGACAAGGTTATGTCAAAGAGCCAAGAAGAGGCTTTGAAGAGGAGTACAGAGGAGAAAGAGGGAGAGGTGAGGAAGATGTCTTTGGGTATGGAACAAAAGGCTTCTCcggagaagagaggagagacGTCAGGGAGGAGTACGGAAGAGGAAGAGCGAGTGAGGAAGATGTCTTCGGATATGGAACACAAGGAGGAGGAGTCTCCAGAGACGTTGGAGAGGAGGAGTTAtacggaggaggaggaagaaggaaCGAGAGATATGCCCAAGAACAAGGGGCTGGAGCGGGAGGAGTGCTTGGGGCTATTGGCGAGACTATAGCTGAGATTGCAAAGACCACGACGAACATAGTTATTGGTGATCCTCCTGAGAGGACACATGAGCAAGGAAGTACGGGGTACATGGGACAGGAACATGGACGTCGTTGA
- the LOC103865956 gene encoding protein trichome birefringence-like 39 has protein sequence MGFSSQENRSFFFFFFFFFLFFLCLSTVSAYTNTSSNNGAKAVRRELRSGRCNWFRGSWVYDVKYPLYDPYKCPFIDPQFNCKKYGRPDNLYLKYRWQPSSCSLPRFNGLYFLRKMRGKKIMFVGDSLSTNMWQSLACLIHAWVPNARYTLLRQKGLASLTFEEYGVTLKLYRTQFLVDLDSEKVGRVLKLDSIKQGRLWRGMDVLVFNSWHWWTHTGHIQPWDYMEDGKRLYKDMNRLVAYYKGMTTWSRWVNAFVDPSKTKVFFNGVSPTHYEGKDWGEPMKTCKSQTQPFYGRKYPGGIPMAWVVLAKVMMRLKKPAHWLDITGLSQLRKDAHPSAFSGNHPGNDCSHWCLPGLPDTWNILFYSKLFS, from the exons atgggTTTCTCATCCCAAGAAAAccgttcttttttctttttctttttcttcttcttcttatttttccTATGTCTCTCCACAGTCTCTGCTTACACCAACACAAGCAGCAACAATGGTGCTAAAGCAGTAAGAAGAGAGCTACGTTCTGGGCGATGCAACTGGTTTAGAGGGAGTTGGGTTTATGATGTAAAGTATCCACTTTACGATCCTTACAAATGTCCGTTCATAGATCCACAGTTTAACTGCAAGAAGTATGGTCGTCCCGACAATCTTTACCTTAAGTATCGATGGCAACCATCCTCTTGCTCTCTCCCAAG ATTCAATGGGCTGTATTTCTTGAGGAAGATGAGAGGGAAGAAGATAATGTTCGTTGGAGATTCACTAAGCACAAACATGTGGCAGTCTCTAGCTTGTCTAATTCATGCTTGGGTTCCTAATGCTCGTTACACTCTTCTTCGCCAAAAGGGTCTCGCTTCACTCACCTTCGAG GAATATGGAGTGACGTTGAAGCTATACAGAACGCAGTTCTTAGTGGATTTAGATTCTGAGAAAGTTGGGAGAGTGCTTAAGCTGGATTCCATTAAACAAGGCAGATTGTGGAGAGGCATGGACGTCTTGGTTTTCAACAGTTGGCATTGGTGGACACACACCGGTCACATCCAGCC GTGGGATTACATGGAAGATGGGAAGAGACTGTACAAAGACATGAACAGGCTGGTCGCTTATTACAAAGGTATGACCACTTGGTCTCGATGGGTTAATGCTTTTGTCGATCCGTCTAAGACCAAAGTCTTCTTCAATGGCGTTTCTCCTACTCACTACGA GGGAAAGGATTGGGGAGAACCAATGAAGACATGTAAGAGTCAGACACAACCATTCTACGGGAGGAAGTATCCAGGAGGGATACCAATGGCTTGGGTAGTTTTAGCCAAAGTGATGATGAGATTGAAGAAACCGGCCCACTGGCTCGACATAACCGGTCTATCTCAGCTACGTAAAGATGCTCATCCTTCTGCTTTCAGTGGGAACCATCCCGGTAATGACTGTAGCCATTGGTGTCTTCCTGGTTTACCTGATACTTGGAACATACTCTTTTACTCTAAACTTTTCTCTTGA